The Thermacetogenium phaeum DSM 12270 genome segment ACCGGCCCCGGGTGGGCCAGCCCCCGTTCCAGAACCGGCACTACATCCTCCGGCCTGCGGGCACGGAACCCGGCAATCCCGTAGGCTTCGGCCAGCTTGACGAAATCGGGAACGGGAATTAGTTCGGTCTGCGAGTACCTTTTATTGTGGAACAGCTCCTGCCACTGCCGCACCATTCCCAAATAGCCGTTGTTGAGGATGGCTATTTTCACCGGGAGCCGACACTGGACGATGGTGGCCAGCTCCTGAAGATTCATCTGAAAGCTGCCGTCCCCGGAAATATTGATAACAAGTGCATCAGGGCAACCGATCTGGGCACCCACCGCTGCGGGCAAACCGTAGCCCATCGTCCCCAGGCCGCCGGAGGTGATAAAGCGGCGGGGTCGGGTAACCCGATAGTATTGGGCGGCCCACATCTGGTTTTGCCCTACCTCCGTGGTGACTATAGCCTCCTCACCCACCAGCTCGCAGATCTTTTCAATTACGTACTGGGGCTTGATCACTTCCCCCTCCTGCCTGTAAGAAAGTGGATGCTCCTTCTTCCACCTCGCAATCTGCTCGATCCATTCTTCTGTCTGCGGCAGCTCGATGCGCGGAATCAGCTCCCTTAAGATCGTTTTGACGTCCCCATTCAAGGGATAGTGCACCCGCACGTTCTTTCCGATCTCCGCGGGATCGATGTCGATGTGGATGATCTTGGCCTGAGGGGCGAAGGTATCGAGCCTCCCGGTGACCCTGTCATCGAAACGCGCTCCGCAGGCGATAATGAGATCGCAATGGGAAATGGCGTAGTTGGCATATACAGTACCGTGCATACCGAGCATCCCCAACGAAAGTGGGTGTTCTTCCGGAAAAACACCCTTACCCATCAAGGTCGTAGTCACAGGGATGCGAGCGGTCTCCGCCAGTTCCCGCAGTTCCTCAGCAGCTTCCGAAGCAACAACCCCACCTCCGGCATAGATAACCGGCTTCCGGGACATCCCAATGGCCTTCGCCGCTTTATAGATCTGGGAAGTATTGCAGTCACCGGAAGGGCGGTACCCCCGAAAGGATACCTGCGGGGGGTAGGAAAACTCCGCCTGAGCAAGGGTGACGTCCTTGGGCAGGTCGATGAGAACGGGGCCGCGCCTTCCCGTTCCCGCCAGGTGAAAGGCGGCGCGTATTGTGGCGGCCAGCTGATCGACATCCCTGACGAGATAGCTGTGTTTGACAATTGGCAAGGTGATCCCGGTGATATCCGCCTCCTGAAAGGAGTCTCGGCCGATAGACGACAAGACAACCTGGCCGGTAAAGGCTACCAGCGGAACGGAGTCCATATAGGCCGTAGCGATGCCGGTCACCAGGTTGGTCGCTCCGGGGCCCGATGTGGCAAAAACCACACCTGTTTTCCCGGTAGCTCGGGCATAGCCGTCCGCGGCATGGGCAGCCCCCTGTTCGTGCCGCACCAGGACGTGCCTCAGGGATGAATCATAAAGCTTATCATAAAGGGGGATCACCGCCCCGCCGGGGTAGCCGAAAACCACCTCTACCCCCTCATATTCCAGGGCCTTAATGACGATCTCCGCTCCCGTCAGTTTCATCTGCTCCACCTCCTCTCCCGGGTCCCGTCTGAAGTACAGCTCCTCTGCTCGCCGGTGCCACAAGCCGGGCGTAGCGGGCCAGGTACCCGGTTTTTACCTTGGGTTCGGGAGACTGCCAGGCAACGCGCCTCCTCTCCAATTCATTTTCATCGACAAGAATTTCCAGCTTCCGTGCGGGGATATCGATGCTGATCCTATCCCCTTCCTGCACCAGGGCAAGAGGTCCTCCCTCCGCCGCCTCCGGGGAGATATGGCCGATCGAGGCTCCCCTGGTGGCTCCGGAGAAGCGCCCGTCCGTGATCAGAGCGACATCCTTATCCAACCCCATTCCGGCTACAGCAGATGTTGGGGTAAGCATCTCCCGCATTCCCGGACCACCTTTGGGGCCTTCATAGCGGATAACGATCACATCCCCGGGCCTGATTCTGCCGCCCAGTATAGCGGCCACCGCATCCTCCTCGCTCTCGAAAACACGGGCAGGGCCTTGATGCACAAGCATCTCCGGAGCAACCGCCCCCTGCTTCACAACCGCGCCTTCAGGGGCCAGGTTCCCTTTCAGCACGGCCAGGCCCCCAGTCGGGCTGTAGGGATCGGCAACGCTCCTGATGACCTCAGGGCGCCTGACGGTGCACCCCCTGACGTTTTCGGCCAGCGTCCGTCCGGTGACAGTCAAAGCGTCACCCTCAATCAGGCCGTGCTCCAGGAGCTCCGCAAGCACTGCCGAGACGCCGCCGGCCTCGTCCAGTTCCTGAATGTGCACATTGCTGGCAGGGCTCAATTTGCAGAGGTGGGGAACCCTTCTGCTTATTTCATCGACAACGTCGAGGTCGATGGTCAGCCCCGCCTCCCAGGCAATGGCCGGAAGGTGCAGCACCGTATTGGTGGAACCTCCCAAGGCCATATCCAGCGCCAGGGCGTTCCTGAAGGCCTTTTCCGTGAGGATCTGCCGGGGGCGGATGTCCTTCCTGAAAAGTTCCATAATCTGCCATCCAGCCTCCTTGGCAAGCCGTATCCTGGCCGCCGAAACCGCGGGGATCGTCCCGTTCCCCGGCAGGGCTATCCCCAGGGCCTCGGAGAGGCAGTTCATGGTATTGGCGGTGAACATCCCGGAACAGGACCCGCAGCCAGGGCAGGCTGCCTCCTCCAGTTCGTCCAGCTCCTCCCGGCTCATCCTGCCGGACTGAACGGCTCCTACACCCTCGAATATAGTGCTCAGACTCACATTTTCCCCTCGGAAGCGGCCCGCCATCATCGGCCCGCCGCTGACAATCAGAGCGGGGAGATTAAGTCGAGCAGCCGCCATCAGCATCCCCGGAACGATCTTGTCGCAGTTGGTGATCAGCACCAGGGCATCCAGGGCATGGGCTACGGCCATAACCTCGATGGAATCGGCGATCAGCTCCCTGCTCGCCAGAGAATAGCGCATCCCGGCGTGGTTCATGGCAATGCCGTCACATACGGCTATGGACGGGAATTCGAAAGGCGTTCCCCCATTCGCCCGCACGCCCGCCTTGACGGCTTCGGCAATCGTATCCAGGTGCAGGTGGCCGGGAACGAGATCGTTTTGTGAATTGACAATTCCCACAAACGGCCGCTCTTTCTCCCAGCGCGTCAGCCCTAGAGCATTGAGAAGCGACCTGTGGGGAGCCTTTTCGATACCGTTTTTGATGCTGTCACTGTTGATAACAATCACCCCTCCCATAAACTTAATAAAAACTCTTCCGCCTTCAAAGGCGCTCACCCAGAGGCTTGGCTCGCCCCTCTTGCCGGTGATTTCGGTTCCGACAACACCGGTTCTCGGTTCGGGCAGCCTCGGGGGCCTCACCGCGTTCGCATACCCCTCTTAAGGAGGGCTTCCGGCCGCCTCAGCGGTTAGGATAAATCTCGGTGCCGTCAACCGCCGTTAACTTCCGAAACTCCCTGATCAGAGTCGCGGTTATCTTCCCCGGCTTACCGTCTTCACCGATAACGCGCCCATCCACCTTGACTACAGGAACCACCTCCGCCGCCGTACCGGTCAGGAAGCACTCATCGGCCACGTAAAGATCATGGCGCGTGAAGACCTTTTCGGC includes the following:
- the ilvB gene encoding biosynthetic-type acetolactate synthase large subunit; translation: MKLTGAEIVIKALEYEGVEVVFGYPGGAVIPLYDKLYDSSLRHVLVRHEQGAAHAADGYARATGKTGVVFATSGPGATNLVTGIATAYMDSVPLVAFTGQVVLSSIGRDSFQEADITGITLPIVKHSYLVRDVDQLAATIRAAFHLAGTGRRGPVLIDLPKDVTLAQAEFSYPPQVSFRGYRPSGDCNTSQIYKAAKAIGMSRKPVIYAGGGVVASEAAEELRELAETARIPVTTTLMGKGVFPEEHPLSLGMLGMHGTVYANYAISHCDLIIACGARFDDRVTGRLDTFAPQAKIIHIDIDPAEIGKNVRVHYPLNGDVKTILRELIPRIELPQTEEWIEQIARWKKEHPLSYRQEGEVIKPQYVIEKICELVGEEAIVTTEVGQNQMWAAQYYRVTRPRRFITSGGLGTMGYGLPAAVGAQIGCPDALVINISGDGSFQMNLQELATIVQCRLPVKIAILNNGYLGMVRQWQELFHNKRYSQTELIPVPDFVKLAEAYGIAGFRARRPEDVVPVLERGLAHPGPVLMDFVVDREENVYPMVPPGESITKMVGG
- the ilvD gene encoding dihydroxy-acid dehydratase, whose translation is MNSDSIKNGIEKAPHRSLLNALGLTRWEKERPFVGIVNSQNDLVPGHLHLDTIAEAVKAGVRANGGTPFEFPSIAVCDGIAMNHAGMRYSLASRELIADSIEVMAVAHALDALVLITNCDKIVPGMLMAAARLNLPALIVSGGPMMAGRFRGENVSLSTIFEGVGAVQSGRMSREELDELEEAACPGCGSCSGMFTANTMNCLSEALGIALPGNGTIPAVSAARIRLAKEAGWQIMELFRKDIRPRQILTEKAFRNALALDMALGGSTNTVLHLPAIAWEAGLTIDLDVVDEISRRVPHLCKLSPASNVHIQELDEAGGVSAVLAELLEHGLIEGDALTVTGRTLAENVRGCTVRRPEVIRSVADPYSPTGGLAVLKGNLAPEGAVVKQGAVAPEMLVHQGPARVFESEEDAVAAILGGRIRPGDVIVIRYEGPKGGPGMREMLTPTSAVAGMGLDKDVALITDGRFSGATRGASIGHISPEAAEGGPLALVQEGDRISIDIPARKLEILVDENELERRRVAWQSPEPKVKTGYLARYARLVAPASRGAVLQTGPGRGGGADETDGSGDRH